Genomic DNA from Anabaena sphaerica FACHB-251:
AAATGCTTTACCTAATTGATACTAATGTTTGTGTAATGTACTTGAATGGACGCTCCGCATCTATTAGCGATCGCATTTTATCAGTACCGATTCAAGATATAGCTGTGTGTTCTGTAGTCAAAGCAGAAATTTTTTATGGTGCAATGAAAAGTAATAATCCTACACGCATACGGCAAAGACA
This window encodes:
- a CDS encoding type II toxin-antitoxin system VapC family toxin, encoding MLYLIDTNVCVMYLNGRSASISDRILSVPIQDIAVCSVVKAEIFYGAMKSNNPTRIRQRQKSFLDHYQSLPFDDQAAAIFGNIRAQITAQGTPI